A genomic segment from Actinomycetota bacterium encodes:
- the raiA gene encoding ribosome-associated translation inhibitor RaiA, with translation MQIIVKGKNLEVTDALRDYAMEKVGRVGKYLDRIIKTEIELSVEKNPKIQENQVVEVTIFSSGPVIRAKESAPDMYQAIDLVCAKLERQARKVKRKLIDRHHHARNPFKEPALLPEEEEEEKEPVIVKTKSFPLKPMTPEEACLQMELVGHDFFVFINSETEETNVVYRRRDGNYGLIEPGG, from the coding sequence ATGCAGATCATCGTCAAGGGGAAGAACCTGGAGGTAACCGACGCCCTGCGCGATTACGCCATGGAGAAGGTGGGGCGGGTCGGGAAGTACTTGGACCGCATCATCAAGACGGAGATAGAACTGAGCGTGGAGAAGAACCCCAAGATCCAGGAGAACCAGGTGGTGGAGGTGACCATCTTCTCCAGCGGACCGGTGATACGGGCCAAGGAATCGGCCCCGGACATGTACCAGGCCATCGACCTGGTCTGCGCCAAGCTGGAACGCCAGGCCCGCAAGGTTAAGAGGAAGCTCATCGACCGTCACCATCACGCTCGGAACCCCTTCAAGGAGCCGGCCCTCCTACCTGAGGAGGAAGAGGAGGAAAAGGAGCCGGTGATCGTGAAGACCAAGAGCTTTCCCCTCAAGCCCATGACCCCCGAGGAGGCCTGCCTGCAGATGGAACTGGTAGGGCACGATTTCTTCGTCTTTATCAACTCGGAGACGGAGGAAACCAACGTCGTCTATAGAAGAAGAGACGGGAACTACGGTTTGATCGAGCCGGGAGGATGA
- a CDS encoding flagellar biosynthesis anti-sigma factor FlgM, translating to MQISDREIRNSLPLLSGAAYGEGTRAYPDPDTTKLLLALIQNLPEVRSEKVDALKQAIREARYQVPSEDVAWKLLGRLIADNLH from the coding sequence ATGCAGATATCCGACCGCGAGATAAGGAATTCCCTCCCTCTTCTCTCTGGAGCCGCTTACGGCGAGGGCACGAGGGCTTACCCGGACCCGGACACCACTAAGCTCTTGCTCGCCCTGATCCAGAACCTCCCCGAGGTCCGCAGCGAAAAGGTCGATGCCCTGAAGCAGGCCATCCGGGAAGCGCGTTATCAGGTGCCCAGCGAGGATGTTGCCTGGAAACTTCTGGGCCGCCTCATAGCCGACAATCTCCACTGA
- a CDS encoding ComF family protein, with protein sequence MINHGTLAELLFPTRCAACDGYAGQLLCPACNARLPYIRDPVCRRCGKPALYEVEECEQCRGRVRKLDLCRALALYEDPLRAVIHRMKYGGVWRLARPLGFMAATSLAPYLGEGTLCVTHVPMHPRRRRSRGYDHAELLARAVAEALGLSHRALLVRTRHSPTQASSDLSRRRENVRGAFRVAEGSRPPREVVLVDDVMTTGYTLSECAAALKRAGARTVLACVVARDVVGRGTGEKGSALFSVKNAVPRCR encoded by the coding sequence ATGATTAACCATGGGACGCTGGCCGAGCTGCTCTTTCCCACCCGCTGCGCCGCCTGCGACGGGTACGCCGGGCAGCTGCTGTGCCCAGCCTGCAATGCGCGCCTCCCCTACATAAGGGATCCGGTATGCCGAAGGTGCGGAAAACCGGCCCTCTATGAGGTGGAGGAATGCGAGCAGTGCCGGGGGAGGGTCCGGAAGCTGGACCTCTGCCGAGCGCTGGCGCTATATGAGGACCCCCTGCGCGCCGTCATCCACCGCATGAAATACGGCGGGGTTTGGAGGCTGGCCAGGCCGCTGGGGTTCATGGCCGCCACCTCCCTGGCCCCCTATCTGGGCGAGGGTACTCTCTGCGTCACCCATGTGCCCATGCATCCGCGCCGCAGGAGGTCCAGGGGTTACGACCACGCTGAGCTGCTGGCCCGGGCGGTTGCGGAGGCCCTGGGGCTTTCCCACCGGGCGCTGCTGGTGCGGACCAGGCATTCTCCTACCCAGGCCTCCTCCGACCTCTCCCGGCGGCGGGAAAACGTGCGGGGTGCCTTTCGCGTGGCGGAGGGGTCACGCCCTCCCCGCGAGGTGGTGCTGGTGGACGACGTGATGACCACCGGCTACACCCTCTCCGAATGCGCCGCGGCGCTCAAGAGGGCGGGCGCCAGGACCGTCCTGGCCTGCGTGGTGGCCCGGGACGTGGTGGGACGAGGAACGGGAGAAAAAGGCTCTGCCCTATTTTCCGTTAAAAATGCCGTTCCACGCTGCCGATAA